A portion of the Lolium rigidum isolate FL_2022 chromosome 1, APGP_CSIRO_Lrig_0.1, whole genome shotgun sequence genome contains these proteins:
- the LOC124651573 gene encoding uncharacterized protein LOC124651573 — translation MAAVKPVWNYELARRLTVTAAGDRPVLQQQQLPSPCRLPRFLFDPPLRGLVASSPQSPSRTYTSAHAGAAHCSLRQRQARFELFSYISSHLLVVFLTSLASAHANDSTTRSAGLSEQEPVNCSKIEAMRLAAALLVILAAAASMSFFLLLVPAAASRPSPLFSSSTGGMAAGKEEEEKVRLGSSPPNCRNKCYECSPCVAVQVPSLSAPSRPAATTARAGAGDVVAARGGVPLPPPLVTLSEYKPLWWKCQCRDRLYEP, via the exons ATGGCCGCTGTAAAACCTGTGTGGAACTACGAGCTCGCTCGCCGGTTGACTGTTACAGCGGCGGGCGACCGCCCCGTAC tccagcagcagcagcttccTTCCCCATGCCGTCTTCCCCGCTTCCTCTTTGACCCCCCCCTTCGCGGCCTCGTCGCCAGTTCCCCACAGTCACCTTCGCGCACATACACGAGCGCGCACGCAGGAGCAGCTCACTGCTCACTCCGCCAGCGGCAAGCTAGATTCGAGCTATTCAGCTATATAAGTAGCCATCTCCTCGTCGTCTTCCTCACTTCTCTAGCCAGCGCCCACGCCAATGACTCGACGACAAGGTCGGCAGGCTTGAGTGAGCAGGAGCCAGTGAACTGCAGCAAGATCGAAGCCATGAGACTAGCAGCCGCACTACTTGtgatcctcgccgccgccgcatctatgagcttcttcctccttcttGTGCCAGCTGCCGCCTCCAGGCCGTCTCCCCTGTTCTCCTCTTCCACG GGTGGCATGGCGgccgggaaggaggaggaggagaaggtgcggCTGGGGTCGAGCCCGCCGAACTGCCGCAACAAGTGCTACGAGTGCAGCCCCTGCGTCGCGGTGCAGGTGCCCTCCCTCTCCGCTCCGTCCAGGCCAGCTGCCACCACggcgcgcgccggcgccggcgacgtcgTGGCGGCGCGCGGGGGCGTGCCGCTGCCACCGCCGCTCGTGACGCTCTCCGAATACAAGCCGCTCTGGTGGAAGTGCCAGTGCCGCGACCGCCTCTACGAGCCCTGA